One Mycoplasma wenyonii str. Massachusetts DNA window includes the following coding sequences:
- the nrdE gene encoding class 1b ribonucleoside-diphosphate reductase subunit alpha produces MINKSQKITNPSYYNSLIFNNQVTLKGEDGFFCLEKDKLAIQEYQKYISECEKYSHKRRGFERIKWLIETEYYLSQLIEKYSETQINQLTEEVYGAGFQWKSYISISKFFESFALRSNCGKYILESYEDRVIVTSLFLADGDFELARKIANLIIKQIYQPATPTFSNAGKKRSGMLVSCFLLEAEDSINSINYIISTSMQLSKIGGGVAINLSKLRGRGASIKQIDSTASGIFPVLKILENVFDYADQLGMRRGSGAVYLNIFHYDLIDFIDCKKINADEKSRIQTLSIGLIVPDKFLQLATENKNFFIFEPNTIYQKYRLSLPDLDFNYWYDILANDDSLLKKELSARAVLTKIAQIQFESGYPYVIFIDNANKKNPLKNIGKIKMSNLCTEIFQNQESSTIGDYGLGDIIRNDVSCNLASLNLVNVFEDGNLEEIADLSMRALSAVSDLTSITNAPSIRKANEEFKSVGLGVLNFTGLLLKNGLEYDSPETLEIADVFFAALNYYSLLASSRIAQERKISFKEFENTDYFTGAYFEKYISHPYLPKSEKAKEIFKNMKLPTPEDWANLKELVKKNGIYNAYRLAVAPTQSISYLQGATASIQPIISPIETRMYGSSITYFPMPFLNKDNHHLYKSAYLIDQKKLIDLSAIIQQHVDQGISTVLYVTNNSTTRDLVKLYLYAHHKGLKSLYYVRTKNLQPTECVSCQA; encoded by the coding sequence GTGATTAATAAATCTCAAAAGATAACCAATCCTTCTTACTACAACTCTCTTATCTTTAATAATCAAGTAACTCTTAAGGGAGAAGATGGTTTCTTCTGCCTAGAAAAAGATAAGTTAGCTATTCAAGAGTATCAAAAATATATCTCTGAGTGTGAAAAGTACTCTCACAAGCGAAGAGGTTTTGAAAGAATTAAGTGACTAATTGAGACTGAATACTATCTCTCTCAATTAATAGAGAAATATAGTGAGACTCAGATTAACCAACTCACAGAAGAGGTTTATGGAGCTGGCTTTCAATGAAAAAGCTATATTTCTATCTCTAAGTTCTTTGAGAGCTTTGCTCTAAGAAGTAACTGCGGGAAATATATCTTAGAAAGCTATGAAGATAGAGTGATTGTTACTTCACTATTTCTTGCTGATGGAGACTTTGAGCTAGCCCGCAAAATAGCCAACTTAATTATTAAACAGATTTATCAACCAGCAACTCCTACATTCTCAAATGCAGGAAAGAAAAGATCTGGAATGTTAGTTTCTTGTTTTCTACTAGAAGCAGAAGACTCTATTAACTCAATTAACTACATAATTTCTACCTCTATGCAACTATCAAAGATTGGGGGAGGGGTTGCAATCAATCTAAGTAAGTTAAGAGGTAGAGGAGCTTCAATTAAGCAAATTGACAGTACAGCTTCAGGAATCTTTCCTGTTCTGAAGATACTAGAGAATGTATTTGACTATGCAGATCAATTAGGAATGAGAAGGGGGAGTGGAGCTGTATATCTAAATATCTTTCACTATGACTTAATTGACTTCATAGATTGCAAAAAAATCAATGCAGATGAGAAATCTAGAATTCAAACTCTTTCAATAGGATTAATAGTTCCAGATAAGTTCCTGCAACTAGCAACTGAAAATAAGAATTTCTTTATTTTTGAGCCAAATACTATCTATCAAAAATACAGACTATCTCTACCAGATCTAGATTTCAACTACTGGTATGATATCTTGGCTAATGATGACTCTCTTTTAAAGAAAGAACTGTCTGCTAGAGCTGTTTTAACCAAGATAGCTCAGATTCAGTTTGAGTCTGGTTATCCATATGTAATCTTTATAGACAATGCAAATAAAAAGAATCCCCTAAAGAATATAGGAAAGATAAAGATGAGCAATCTTTGTACAGAGATCTTTCAAAACCAAGAAAGCTCAACTATAGGGGACTATGGGCTAGGAGACATCATAAGAAATGATGTTTCTTGTAATTTAGCCTCTCTTAATCTAGTGAATGTATTTGAAGACGGGAATCTAGAAGAGATAGCAGATCTCTCTATGAGAGCTTTAAGTGCAGTGAGTGATCTAACTTCTATCACTAATGCTCCTAGCATTAGAAAGGCTAATGAGGAATTTAAGTCTGTAGGGTTAGGAGTACTTAACTTCACTGGACTCTTACTAAAGAATGGACTAGAGTATGACTCTCCAGAAACACTAGAGATTGCAGATGTTTTCTTTGCAGCTCTTAACTATTACTCTCTACTAGCTAGTTCTAGAATTGCGCAAGAGAGAAAGATTAGCTTTAAAGAGTTTGAGAATACAGACTATTTCACAGGAGCTTATTTCGAGAAATACATCTCTCACCCCTACCTCCCTAAGAGTGAAAAAGCTAAAGAGATCTTTAAGAATATGAAATTACCTACCCCAGAAGACTGAGCCAATCTAAAGGAGCTAGTTAAGAAAAATGGAATATACAACGCTTACAGATTAGCAGTAGCTCCCACCCAAAGCATTAGCTATCTACAAGGAGCTACAGCTTCTATTCAACCCATCATCTCTCCCATTGAAACCAGAATGTATGGTAGCTCAATTACTTATTTCCCCATGCCATTCCTAAATAAAGACAATCATCACCTATATAAATCCGCTTATCTAATAGATCAAAAGAAATTAATTGATCTATCTGCAATCATCCAACAACATGTGGATCAAGGAATCTCAACTGTTCTATATGTAACTAATAACTCCACCACTAGAGATTTAGTGAAACTCTATCTATATGCTCACCATAAGGGACTTAAGTCTCTTTATTATGTGAGAACTAAGAATCTACAACCAACTGAGTGTGTTTCCTGTCAGGCTTAG
- the nrdI gene encoding class Ib ribonucleoside-diphosphate reductase assembly flavoprotein NrdI yields the protein MIELWYASRTGKVEQIVSKLGFKNVNRIFTGEEKATKQFVIFTYTDGYGEVPSIVELFLSNNHNLLIGVAGSGNINFGKNFCNAVTLISQKYGVPALKKFDLGGNKQLISEFREELKALNLS from the coding sequence TTGATAGAACTTTGATATGCTAGTAGAACTGGCAAAGTTGAACAAATAGTTTCTAAGTTAGGTTTCAAAAACGTAAATAGGATATTCACGGGTGAAGAAAAAGCCACTAAACAATTTGTGATCTTTACCTATACAGATGGTTATGGAGAAGTTCCTAGTATTGTAGAGTTATTCCTCTCCAATAACCACAATTTATTAATAGGAGTGGCTGGAAGCGGAAATATCAACTTCGGAAAAAACTTCTGTAATGCAGTAACACTTATTAGTCAAAAATATGGAGTTCCAGCTTTAAAGAAATTTGATTTAGGGGGAAATAAGCAGTTAATCTCAGAATTTAGAGAAGAGCTAAAAGCTCTAAATCTCAGTTAA
- the nrdF gene encoding class 1b ribonucleoside-diphosphate reductase subunit beta, whose translation MDGLCNHSSISSWEGVNWNEISCKFNKEFWDQNVRQFWVDEEIPLSGDKLIWQSKLSKEEKEVYIKVLGSLTLLDTHQGAIGMNRICLAVPDLPTKAVLQFMGMMEQMHAKSYSSIFCTLLSTEEINELFDWVKQEPTLQKKIKMVVEYYENIKDTKSLYLAMAASVFLESFLFYSGFFYMLFLSSQGLMINSGEIINLIIRDEAIHGLYVGNLASKLFQTFSPEEQTQLKAKVYQLLEDLMVNEVEYTHLIYKPLNLVDEVLKFLQYNANKALQNLDLDEKYDVTEKDINPMIFNGLNTSTKNHDFFSTKGNGYIKTTQVEMIQDEDFIF comes from the coding sequence ATGGATGGGCTCTGCAATCATAGTTCTATCAGCTCTTGAGAGGGGGTTAACTGGAATGAAATTAGCTGCAAATTCAATAAAGAATTCTGAGATCAAAATGTTAGACAATTTTGGGTTGATGAAGAGATTCCTTTAAGTGGTGATAAGTTAATCTGACAGTCTAAGTTATCTAAGGAGGAAAAAGAGGTTTATATAAAGGTTCTAGGCTCTTTAACTCTCTTAGACACTCACCAAGGTGCAATAGGCATGAATAGGATCTGTCTTGCAGTACCTGATTTACCAACTAAAGCAGTATTGCAATTTATGGGAATGATGGAGCAGATGCATGCAAAGAGTTATTCTTCTATTTTCTGTACCTTATTAAGTACTGAAGAGATAAATGAATTATTTGATTGAGTAAAGCAAGAACCTACTCTTCAAAAAAAGATCAAGATGGTTGTTGAATACTACGAAAACATTAAAGACACTAAGAGTCTTTACTTAGCTATGGCTGCTTCAGTGTTCCTAGAGTCTTTTCTCTTTTACTCTGGTTTCTTTTATATGTTGTTTTTGTCTTCTCAAGGTTTGATGATCAACAGTGGAGAGATCATTAACTTAATCATTAGAGATGAAGCCATTCATGGTTTATATGTTGGTAATTTAGCCTCTAAGTTATTTCAAACCTTTAGTCCTGAAGAACAGACTCAACTAAAGGCAAAGGTTTATCAATTACTAGAAGACTTAATGGTTAATGAAGTTGAATACACCCACTTAATCTATAAGCCTTTAAACCTAGTAGATGAAGTACTTAAGTTCCTTCAATACAATGCCAATAAAGCTTTGCAAAACTTAGATCTAGATGAAAAGTATGATGTAACTGAAAAAGACATTAATCCAATGATCTTCAATGGATTAAATACCTCAACCAAGAATCATGACTTCTTTTCTACCAAGGGAAATGGTTACATCAAAACCACTCAAGTAGAGATGATTCAAGATGAAGACTTTATTTTTTAG